ACGGCTGGTCGCCTCCGATGGGCACGTCCTCGCAGCAGGCGATCCGCCGGCTGGCCGAGACCGGCGACTGGTGGATCAAGCTTCACGCGCCGGATGGGCTGCGCCGCGGGGCCGAAGGGTACAAGGCCACGCTGCGCCTTCGCCTCAGCAATGCTTTCCGGCGCCGCGCCGTACGCGATACGGGTACGTGGGATCGGCGTGCCTTGGGAGAGCCCGTCAATCAGGACGATCTATTCGTTCAGGTATCGGCCTTCACCGCGGTGATGCTCGAGGGTCTGCACCGCATGGGCTATCGGCTGACGCAGGCGGAGAAGGACGGCTACTACGTCTTCTGGCGCCATGCCGCCGCCGTGCTGGGCCTGCACAAGACATGGCTCGGGATGATCGACGCCGAGCCGTGCGGCCAGTTCTGGAAAATGTGGCTGCTGGTCAATCCGTCGCCCAACACCCAGGCCCAGGCGCAGGCGAACCGGACGCTCGACGCATTCGCCCGGACAGGCGGCGGTGCCGCGTTCCTCGATCGCGCCCTCCTGTCGGGCATGACGCACTGGCTGTTGGGACGCGACGTCGCTCAGGGGCTGGGTATGCCGAACGGCCCGATGACGTATCTGCTGCCGGCGATCTATCCGCCGACCTCGTACCTGGCGCAACGACTCGGCGGAAGCCGCGAGCGACGCCTGACGCGGACGGTCGCGGCGCTGGCCCGATCCTAGCCAGCGCCGCTGCCTTCGTCTTGAGTTGTTACTTCTTCGGCGTAATCGCGACGATCAGGACCGACGTGTCGATGGCCGTGAGATTGTCACCGGTCTTGACCCGCGGAAGCTGCGCGCGGCCTTCCGCCGTCGCCGCCGTATAGGTCTGGACCTCGCCGCCGCTCGGATTGACGACCGAGATGGTGCCGGCCGAGGGGTTGACGCCCGTGACCCACCAGTTGGCGACGGTCTGCTCGGCCTTGGCGCCGGCGGCGCGGTTGCCTGACGAGGCGGCGGCGGTGACGCTGAGGTCGCGGTCGCGCGGCGTCTTCGCGTTCGGGCCGGAGAGCACGAAGGTGAGCTTGTTCTCGAATGCTGCCGAAACCAGGTCGCCGACCTTGCTGGTATCCATCTTCACGCCGGGGCTGACGCTCGAGGTCAGCGAACGGCCGGCGGGGCCCGTGAAGGTCACGGTGCGCTTGGCCGGATCGATGGCGGTGATGGTCGCGTCGATGGAATAGGTGGTGACCGTCGAGATACCGACGATCGGCTGGCCCTGCGCGAACGCAGCGCCGG
This DNA window, taken from Reyranella humidisoli, encodes the following:
- a CDS encoding oxygenase MpaB family protein, encoding MTMSRFLNGAEASRQYGVLAGHYAASLMWIDPLADAAADALRPLGESWWPMVLKALDAGAGTMPDMPPALAALLAALPPEPTEDQWAAMEMGRAAIARTGNSAALIMQCTSLVIDGWSPPMGTSSQQAIRRLAETGDWWIKLHAPDGLRRGAEGYKATLRLRLSNAFRRRAVRDTGTWDRRALGEPVNQDDLFVQVSAFTAVMLEGLHRMGYRLTQAEKDGYYVFWRHAAAVLGLHKTWLGMIDAEPCGQFWKMWLLVNPSPNTQAQAQANRTLDAFARTGGGAAFLDRALLSGMTHWLLGRDVAQGLGMPNGPMTYLLPAIYPPTSYLAQRLGGSRERRLTRTVAALARS